A genomic segment from Sphingomonas astaxanthinifaciens DSM 22298 encodes:
- a CDS encoding M20/M25/M40 family metallo-hydrolase translates to MRSIGLGLVLALAATGANAQTPGREAMAKVIAGQHDQNVKSLQDWIALPTIAAEKRNVSEGAAYMRQLALDAGFQQARIVESGGVPGVFATLDAGAPVTLGVYFMYDVKQFDPKEWTSPPLAGQLYDRPGEGQAIRGRGAVNQKGPETAFLAALRAFKASGRKLPVNLVLVAEGEEEIASPNFPRIVADPQVAAALQKTVGVFIPSASQDESGLGDILLGAKGAVEFQLIVGGETSDKYPRKDVHSSNYARVESPAWRLVKALDTLVADDGHTPTIDGFMDNVAPLTARQKELITQQVKASNEAEVKKGLGIGRWINDEDYQTSSERFLSQPTVNIQGLVSGYTGVGGKTVLPGRAEAKLEFRLVPNMTKDEVVTKLKAHLAKRGFDDVKVVVSGGYGPNQTDENSAFIQAQKRVFERNKVPFTITPRSAGSWPGVVFNGAPLNLPTGQFGIGRGEGAHAPDEWFIVRSSNPRVAGLDEAALFFVDYLYEVAKLGRK, encoded by the coding sequence ATGCGATCGATCGGACTGGGCCTGGTGCTGGCACTGGCGGCGACAGGGGCAAATGCGCAGACTCCCGGACGCGAGGCGATGGCGAAGGTGATCGCCGGCCAGCACGACCAGAACGTCAAGTCGCTCCAGGACTGGATCGCGCTCCCCACCATCGCCGCCGAGAAGCGCAACGTCTCCGAGGGCGCCGCCTACATGCGCCAGCTCGCGCTGGACGCCGGCTTCCAGCAGGCGCGGATCGTCGAATCGGGCGGGGTCCCGGGCGTGTTCGCGACGCTCGACGCGGGCGCGCCGGTGACGCTCGGCGTCTATTTCATGTATGACGTCAAGCAGTTCGACCCCAAGGAATGGACCAGCCCGCCGCTCGCAGGCCAGCTCTATGACCGGCCGGGCGAGGGCCAGGCGATCCGCGGCCGCGGCGCGGTCAACCAGAAGGGGCCCGAGACCGCGTTCCTCGCGGCCTTGCGGGCCTTCAAGGCGAGCGGGCGCAAGCTTCCGGTCAACCTCGTGCTGGTGGCCGAGGGCGAGGAAGAGATCGCCAGCCCCAATTTCCCCCGCATCGTCGCCGACCCGCAAGTTGCCGCCGCGCTCCAGAAGACGGTCGGCGTGTTCATCCCCTCGGCCAGCCAGGACGAGAGCGGGCTCGGCGACATCCTGCTCGGCGCCAAGGGCGCGGTCGAGTTCCAGCTGATCGTCGGCGGGGAGACCAGCGACAAATATCCCAGGAAGGACGTCCACTCGAGCAACTATGCCCGGGTCGAGAGCCCGGCATGGCGGCTGGTCAAGGCGCTCGACACGCTCGTCGCCGACGACGGGCACACCCCCACCATCGATGGCTTCATGGACAATGTCGCGCCGCTCACCGCGCGCCAGAAGGAGCTGATCACCCAGCAGGTGAAGGCCTCGAACGAAGCCGAGGTGAAGAAGGGGCTGGGCATCGGCCGCTGGATCAACGACGAGGACTACCAGACCAGCTCGGAGCGCTTCCTCAGCCAGCCGACGGTCAACATCCAGGGCCTCGTCAGCGGCTACACCGGGGTCGGCGGCAAGACCGTGCTGCCCGGCCGGGCCGAGGCCAAGCTCGAGTTCCGGCTCGTCCCCAACATGACCAAGGACGAGGTCGTCACCAAGTTGAAGGCGCATCTGGCGAAGCGCGGGTTCGACGACGTGAAGGTGGTGGTGTCGGGCGGCTACGGCCCCAACCAGACCGACGAGAACAGCGCCTTCATCCAGGCCCAGAAGCGGGTGTTCGAGCGCAACAAGGTGCCCTTCACCATCACCCCGCGCAGCGCCGGCAGCTGGCCGGGCGTGGTCTTCAATGGTGCGCCGCTGAACCTGCCCACCGGCCAGTTCGGGATCGGCCGCGGCGAGGGCGCGCACGCGCCCGACGAATGGTTCATCGTCCGCTCGAGCAACCCCAGGGTCGCCGGGCTCGACGAAGCGGCGCTGTTCTTCGTCGACTATCTCTACGAAGTGGCGAAGCTCGGCCGGAAATAG